The DNA region GCCCGAGTTGCTCGAAGAGTTCACCGCAGACACCGCCGACGTCATCGATACGCTGCAAAGCCTGGTCGCCTCGCGCCAGACCGCCATGCTCGACGCGCTCTATGTCGGCGCCGATTACGCCAGCAAGGAAGGCAAGAACCGCCGCAAGGCCATCATCCTGGTGACCGACGGATTGGACAAAGACAGCTACTACAAGTTCAACGAAGTGGTTGACCACCTGCGCGAAACCGATGTGCAGATTTACCTGATCGGTTTCATCAGCGACCTGGACGGCGACCGCGGCCTGTTCCGCAAGAGCGACAAGGACAAGGCCGAAACGCTCTTGAAGAAGCTGGCCGATGACACAGGCGGGCGCGCCTTCTTCCCGCGCGAGCTGTCTGAAGTTCACACCATCGCGCAGCAGATTTCGACCGATCTGCGCACGCAGTACTCAATCGGTTACTACCCGACAAACAACAAGAAGGACGGCGCCTTCCACCCGATCCGCGTCGCGGTCAATGCCGGCGACCGCCACATCGTCGCGCGCACGCGTAACGGGCGCACGGCGCCGCGCGAAGGTGGCGCTGCCGCGGTCAACAAATGACGTGTGTGGCTTGAAATGCTGCCTGTGCGGCGGCGAAAACAGTGATTGCGTTAAGCGAATCAAGGCGCTATAGTCTACGACGGTGAATCCAACGCGCTCAAAGATTGCCGGATTGCTGGTGGCGCTGCTGGTGCTGGCGGCGCTGCCATTCAGCGCCGCGCCATCGGCGAGCGCCGATACGGCAATCGATCCGGCCCTGCGTTTCGGTCAGACCCTCGTGCTGGCCGATTTCAATAACAACGGCGACCTTGATCGCGCGCGCCTCGCCGGCACGGGAGCGCGGCGCAGCGTTGAGATTCGCCTGGCGATGGCCGACGCCAGCTCCTGGCTTCACTTCGAGGCGTTGAACGCCGCGCCCGGCACGCTCCTCTCCAAAGACCTCGATAACGACGGCGACGCCGACCTGATCTGGACAGACCTGCTGCATGCGGAAGCCGTTGTCGTCTGGCTCGGTGACGGCACGGGCCGATTCGCGCGCGTTTGCGCCGACGAGTTTGCGCCCGACTTTTTGCCCGGTCGCTTTAATCTATCGCTGCCCGACGAAGACAACCGCGAGCAGGCGTCTGACGACGAAACCAATTCGCCGGTTGCGCTCGAAGTCAACAGCCCGTGTGCGCCGCCCGGTGCGCCGGCCTTGCTTGATTGCCCGCATGAATCGCGCGTCCTGCCTGACGGCGTGATGCGCCGCCCGACCAGCCGTGGCCCACCTGCCATTCGCATCTGACTCGCCTTCGCGTGAATGCGCGGCACGCTGGCTGTCCTCTGGACAGCCGCTGCAAATCATTCATCGCATCCGTTTCGTGCTTTCCGTTTGCTGAATGAACTCCCCGCATTCACGGCGACTCTCCATGCGTCTACCGCATGTCTGGGGAAGCTGGCTGTTGCGGGCTAACGGGATCAGCAAAGCTTGCTTGGGATCGAACCAACAGGGTTGCGGGGATCGCAGTGGCAGCAGAATTGTGGCGGCCTCTGCTTGCCCGAACTGATCGTCGGCCTGATGATCTCTATCCTTAGGATCAGGGGAGAGACCACGGGATGCCTCATCACGCTGCGTAGGTTCGGGCAAGCGGGGGCCGCTCATAGCGGCCAGTGATCTTGAAACGCGGCGGGTTGCCGCCGCGCTGAATTGAATGACCATCGCCTTGATCGCCGGCGTCGCAGGCTGTTGGCGCTGGCCGGTCGCACGGGAATCGGTCGACCAACCTTGGCAGGGACGAAGACGGCACCGAGAGCCTCGCCTTTCTTGCGGTCTCTGCCACGACTCCTCCTTGGCCATTCCCGGCTTCACGCTGTCGCTGACGGCTTGCGACGCGGGCGATCAAGGGGCACGGAAAATGATGAATGAGAAATGATGAATGATGAATGATGAATGGGGGAGACAAATTCCACCGCAATGGGCGCTGGCTCCGCCACTTCATCATTCATCATTCATACTTCATCATTTCAGTTGGATGGGATGTCTTTGTCGAAAATCTCGTTGAGGATTCGCGCCAGCCGCACGCCTCCCCTTTGCAACTGCTTTTCAACAACCGGCATGTTATCGGTGAAGTACTTCTCGTCCAGCACGACGATGTCTACAGGCTGGCCCTGCACAATCTTCTGAAAGCCGCGGGTCGAGGTCTTAACCGTCTTCGAAGGCAAGTGGTAAGCGCCGCTTTTCGCCAGCTCGTGCGCGGCTTCGGCCCAGGCAATGACGTTTTCCGCATGCCCCGACTCGATGTGTGCGGCTTTC from Blastocatellia bacterium includes:
- a CDS encoding VWA domain-containing protein; translated protein: MKAVQTRLLAVSLAWLVLLVGSFANVSAADDQEKPNKPTLNKPQHPDPKEKEAEGQDDQGVIRLGTDLVLLDVTVVDQSNKPVMDLKQDNFQVFEDKLPQKIDFFSKEQVPVSLVFAIDTSGSMRSKLDTVIKASVNLVKETRKDDEMAVIEFKDQPELLEEFTADTADVIDTLQSLVASRQTAMLDALYVGADYASKEGKNRRKAIILVTDGLDKDSYYKFNEVVDHLRETDVQIYLIGFISDLDGDRGLFRKSDKDKAETLLKKLADDTGGRAFFPRELSEVHTIAQQISTDLRTQYSIGYYPTNNKKDGAFHPIRVAVNAGDRHIVARTRNGRTAPREGGAAAVNK
- a CDS encoding VCBS repeat-containing protein; this encodes MNPTRSKIAGLLVALLVLAALPFSAAPSASADTAIDPALRFGQTLVLADFNNNGDLDRARLAGTGARRSVEIRLAMADASSWLHFEALNAAPGTLLSKDLDNDGDADLIWTDLLHAEAVVVWLGDGTGRFARVCADEFAPDFLPGRFNLSLPDEDNREQASDDETNSPVALEVNSPCAPPGAPALLDCPHESRVLPDGVMRRPTSRGPPAIRI